A genomic region of Streptosporangium lutulentum contains the following coding sequences:
- a CDS encoding GntR family transcriptional regulator: MTDDKGAARWRIIADLLRSDVVQDHYQPGQALPGEAFLASEYATSRPTIRKAIAQLVGEGLLTVAHGRGTFVRPTPDRRLILMGGSAREDLLSPTYDPAKQGWEHVTVASEAERTAGRVTPNSALFMSIEGAKADVLGVRRGRMGVYRYAYWQHTKTRARIHLYSYLLADQVATITGEGRGMEIDSEIEPEDYYAHLERTHGPLRWITSVHTQMPYGETYEDLHMEPIGTPLLLIRRLMLSKDGRPLEFTEIEAPGDRFEAAAASEHDQAGSDGQVSLRV, encoded by the coding sequence ATGACCGACGACAAGGGCGCAGCCCGCTGGCGAATCATCGCCGACCTCTTGCGCTCCGACGTGGTCCAAGACCACTACCAACCCGGACAGGCACTGCCCGGCGAAGCGTTCCTCGCTTCCGAGTACGCCACCTCCCGCCCGACGATCCGCAAGGCCATCGCCCAGCTCGTCGGTGAAGGGCTGCTCACCGTCGCCCACGGCCGCGGCACCTTCGTTCGCCCCACCCCTGACCGCCGCCTGATTTTGATGGGCGGCTCAGCGCGCGAAGACCTGCTCAGCCCCACGTACGACCCCGCCAAGCAGGGATGGGAACACGTCACCGTCGCCAGCGAGGCCGAACGCACCGCAGGCCGCGTCACCCCCAACTCGGCACTGTTCATGAGCATCGAAGGTGCCAAGGCCGACGTTCTGGGCGTGCGCCGGGGGCGGATGGGCGTCTACCGCTACGCCTACTGGCAGCACACCAAGACCCGCGCCCGCATCCACCTGTACTCCTACCTCCTGGCCGACCAGGTCGCCACCATTACCGGCGAAGGCAGAGGTATGGAGATCGACTCCGAGATCGAACCCGAGGACTACTACGCCCACCTGGAGCGCACCCACGGTCCGCTGCGCTGGATCACCTCGGTCCACACCCAGATGCCGTACGGCGAGACCTACGAGGACCTCCACATGGAACCCATCGGCACACCCTTGTTGCTGATCCGCCGGCTGATGCTCAGCAAGGACGGCCGCCCGCTGGAGTTCACCGAGATCGAAGCCCCCGGCGACCGCTTCGAAGCCGCAGCAGCCAGCGAACACGACCAGGCCGGATCAGACGGACAGGTCTCACTCAGGGTGTAG
- a CDS encoding replication initiator — protein sequence MNSTEEPQHRAIDQQPEWLIDLARVINDPGYDRWRSMVAATGGCAHPVHLTGESLIVNATSGEVLHSYRTTDEPSGHLLVACGNRRASVCPSCSEVYRADTFQLIRAGLSGGKGVPQEVSEHPRAFVTLTAPSFGPVHTRREKNGTVRACRPRKHDKVCEHGHPVGCHARHESGDERLGQPICGQCYDYVGAVLWQAHAGALWHRFTLEVRRTLASEAGLSRREFTKRVRVSFAKVAEYQRRGLVHFHAIVRLDGPGGGSEIPPDWADHDLLTRAIPPAVQRVTVTSPPSDLGRWDLVWGDQLDIRPILLDQAADGLSERAVAGYIAKYATKGAEASGTIDHRLSCPACGGRGRLSLMVSCGRCHGTGLKPGLHLDALPVTAHARRMIRTCWELGARPEFTALRLRPWSHMLGFRGHFSSKSRRYSTTLGDLRQVRATHRATEARERHGLPLLGDETTLVLGHWRFAGSGYSPGEAIMAEHIRQKVATARKIATEREDG from the coding sequence ATGAACAGCACGGAGGAGCCACAGCACCGCGCCATCGACCAGCAACCGGAATGGCTGATCGATCTCGCACGGGTGATCAACGATCCGGGCTACGACCGATGGCGCTCCATGGTCGCCGCGACCGGAGGATGCGCCCACCCGGTACACCTGACGGGCGAGTCGCTGATCGTCAACGCGACCAGCGGTGAGGTGCTGCACAGCTACCGCACGACGGATGAGCCGTCCGGGCATCTGCTGGTGGCCTGCGGCAACCGGCGGGCCTCGGTATGTCCGTCCTGCTCAGAGGTCTATCGGGCCGACACCTTCCAACTCATCCGGGCGGGCCTGTCCGGCGGCAAGGGTGTCCCCCAGGAGGTGAGCGAACATCCTCGGGCGTTCGTCACGCTCACCGCTCCCTCCTTCGGACCGGTACACACACGGCGAGAAAAGAACGGGACGGTGCGAGCCTGCCGTCCCCGTAAGCATGACAAGGTCTGTGAGCACGGGCATCCGGTCGGCTGCCATGCTCGCCACGAGTCAGGAGACGAACGGCTCGGGCAACCCATCTGCGGCCAGTGTTACGACTACGTGGGCGCGGTGCTCTGGCAGGCTCACGCGGGCGCTCTCTGGCACCGCTTCACCCTGGAAGTACGACGCACCCTGGCCAGCGAAGCGGGGCTGAGCCGCCGGGAGTTCACCAAACGGGTCCGGGTGTCGTTCGCCAAGGTGGCCGAGTACCAGCGACGCGGCCTGGTGCACTTCCACGCCATCGTCCGGCTCGACGGTCCGGGAGGCGGCAGTGAGATCCCTCCGGACTGGGCCGATCACGACCTGCTCACCCGGGCGATCCCTCCGGCCGTCCAGCGGGTCACGGTCACCTCTCCCCCGAGCGATCTCGGACGGTGGGATCTGGTCTGGGGTGATCAGCTCGACATCCGGCCTATCCTGCTCGACCAGGCGGCGGACGGGCTCAGTGAGCGAGCGGTGGCCGGCTACATCGCCAAGTACGCCACCAAGGGTGCCGAAGCCTCCGGCACCATCGATCACCGGCTGTCGTGTCCGGCCTGCGGCGGTCGGGGGCGGTTGAGCCTGATGGTCTCGTGCGGGCGCTGTCACGGGACGGGCTTGAAGCCGGGGCTGCACCTGGACGCGCTCCCGGTCACCGCGCATGCCCGGCGGATGATCCGCACCTGCTGGGAGCTGGGCGCACGCCCGGAGTTCACAGCGCTCCGGCTGCGGCCTTGGTCGCACATGCTGGGATTTCGGGGCCACTTCTCATCCAAGTCACGCCGTTACTCCACCACGCTGGGCGATCTCCGGCAGGTGCGCGCCACCCACCGCGCAACGGAGGCCCGTGAGCGGCACGGGCTCCCCCTCCTGGGCGACGAGACGACGCTCGTTCTCGGTCACTGGCGGTTCGCCGGATCGGGCTACTCCCCCG